Genomic DNA from Gimesia aquarii:
CAAAAGCAAAGCATTGTTAAAGCGTGGTTGAAGTAAATGGCCCTGATAAACAGGCCTTTGTGAAGCATAAGCAAAGCATGGTTAAAGCTACTACGGTCTTCGGAACCGGGGGGGCAGAAACTCATTCCAGAGCCTTATTGCTATCGCTAAAAGAAGAGATCGACGAATTGGAAAGTATGCATCCGACCAGTCCAGCTAGAGCGCAAGCCGCTGCAAGTCCAATCGATGCAAGGCCGATTGGACTTGCAGCGGTTGGAGAGAAACAACCACAGGAAATATCAAGTCCTCTGAAATAAGTGATGATTTGGAGTGTTGTATATCCCAGGAATAATATCGTTGCAAATTGGAAAGCCGCCAGCCAGAGACGAGGGAATAACAATAAAATGAGACCGATGGTTAATTGCAGGTAGGGTACAAAACCGGCAATGAACATCCCTGTTTTTGAATCTACGATCTGATAGGAGTAGATTGATAAAAGGAACGCATAATTATTTTCTACGTGAAATAGTGAAGATCGAATCAGTGTTACCCCAAGTACAACTGCAATCGCCCAAACGAGGTATTTTTTTGGTAATGGGGCCTTCATTTTTTTTCATCTTTCTTGTTTGATTTCCAATCGTTGACTCCCCCTCGATAAATTACGATGTCATTTTTACTGTGTACGGCAATTTGCTGTGCGACTTTCTTGGCCCATTGGCACTGATCGCTTTGACAATAAACGACCACCGGACGATCCGTGTTGAGTGAATTAATTTCCCGCATCAGTTTTAAATAGCCCGCATTGACAGGAATATTCTGAGCCCCGGGGAGATGGAACCGCTGATAAGCACCACTCATGCGAGCATCAATCATTTGGCATTCATTTGATTTGAGTAAGTCTTTCACATCCGCATATTCCAATTCCGGGATCTCTTCTGCAAAATAGGCCGCTTGTACATTTTTTAGTGCAGCGGGCGCATTAAAGAAGCCGGTGGGGGTTGCAAAATGCACAATAAGACTTGCACCTGAAGCGACTATGAAAATCAATTTCCAGCCACTGAGCCAGTGTGCCCCGGTCCAAATTGCTGCAGCAATCCCTGCGATTAGCAGAATGAAAAAGAAAGAAGTGGGGAGTGCTGTCAGCTGCGAACGCTTTTCCTTCGTTACAACAATTCCCAGGCCATCCCATATCGAGAGTAATTCCGCCAGCGTGATTTGTCCGTATTCTCGAGGTGGGTCATAGATATTCACCATGCCCTGGTCATCAAACCCCAGAAAAAGAATCCAGTGTGTGTACTTGGACTGCTGTGATAGCGGACGGACATGGAGGATTACGGGAGAGTCAGACAGTTTCAGGTGATCGGTGGTTAAGAAACCGTTGATGTTTCCTACAAGTCCGACCGTTTCCAGCAAGTTTTTAAGGTCCCTTACACTGCTACCATATTTCCCCGTCAGAAAACGATTATCAATGCTATCCTTGAATTGATAAGGGGTATTCAGCGCCTGCGCGGCGGCGTAGGCACAGTGTAGGCCACAATAATGGCTTGAGGCTTCGCGTGGTGTCTCCCGAACCGAAAAATCATCCTGCGGGAGATCGTTGGTAGCGAGCGAGAGGCTAGACAGGATGAAAAGTGATTGTATGAACAAACCTGTTACCCCCTGTTTTGCTTATAGATAAAATACCCCCCCAGGGACAGCAATCCGATGATTCCAATCGCCAGGAGAATACGAAACAGGAGCCATGATTTCGCCTGATTTTGAAACCGTACACTACGTGCCAAGGCTAAGCCAGGCTTATCAACCCGCTTCACAATGTTGCGACCAGACCAGATATATTCGATGGGATTTTTTGACTGCACCTCCTCCCCTTCCGGAACGTAGTTGAGGATTTGGTCAATTTCCTGATTGATGCTCTGTAAATCAAAACGACAATGCTTGACCGCAACGCGGTTCTCCACTCGATATTTTCCCCCCGCAGCCCCCTCTTTTTCGAGCAGGCATGTGGCTGTCCAGCAGTTTGACAAAGGTATTGTGAGAGGTGGAGAAAACTGGCACGCATAATGAATTCGTTTCATTTTTTGATCGGAGAACACAGAATGTGCCGTACTAACAGTGAGTGTCTC
This window encodes:
- a CDS encoding MauE/DoxX family redox-associated membrane protein; the encoded protein is MKAPLPKKYLVWAIAVVLGVTLIRSSLFHVENNYAFLLSIYSYQIVDSKTGMFIAGFVPYLQLTIGLILLLFPRLWLAAFQFATILFLGYTTLQIITYFRGLDISCGCFSPTAASPIGLASIGLAAACALAGLVGCILSNSSISSFSDSNKALE
- a CDS encoding rhodanese-like domain-containing protein; translation: MFIQSLFILSSLSLATNDLPQDDFSVRETPREASSHYCGLHCAYAAAQALNTPYQFKDSIDNRFLTGKYGSSVRDLKNLLETVGLVGNINGFLTTDHLKLSDSPVILHVRPLSQQSKYTHWILFLGFDDQGMVNIYDPPREYGQITLAELLSIWDGLGIVVTKEKRSQLTALPTSFFFILLIAGIAAAIWTGAHWLSGWKLIFIVASGASLIVHFATPTGFFNAPAALKNVQAAYFAEEIPELEYADVKDLLKSNECQMIDARMSGAYQRFHLPGAQNIPVNAGYLKLMREINSLNTDRPVVVYCQSDQCQWAKKVAQQIAVHSKNDIVIYRGGVNDWKSNKKDEKK